One stretch of Epinephelus lanceolatus isolate andai-2023 chromosome 15, ASM4190304v1, whole genome shotgun sequence DNA includes these proteins:
- the hivep2b gene encoding transcription factor HIVEP2, with product MESLETTAGVKSSTEGQDRNVVAQKKSTSEAAQTRRSPSVELEGKGWHQQLQEGQSRDTCGFKEMSDSGKSLQLEDQHSQTQSTSHQDYEVSSFPLQSTKQFPIGRQKAVGHLVSAQSPAPVSHRKSTGSPEVQQQCSQSGMDQMSEAVCKVEQKPQKPGKYVCDYCGRACAKPSVLKKHIRSHTGERPYPCVPCGFSFKTKSNLYKHRKSHAHSVKAGTVPLSELGSYNANTDQGSFEGEGELFSDAEQSTDTDEDTLNDPLLLLDSPVEGSDNTAVKVLNLIAQKKGATLMSAQDGSSQPQEINAPLAAAEASRAMQSCTIKQRLALRLSEKRSSDSEHNLSLPSQSSKGSTDSGYFSRSESTEHQTGPPNTNAKSYQEIMFGKCYRPSPKQTAAFVACSTDSSEYTGRCSEKSVSRVFTQEKDTVESIKINTKSFMREEVKEPQLDTGPDVGTLIRSNSMPTSSAVCLTMPQALRGSHSFDERVSTGGMRRLRRQAAFELSPHDGHADADSHGKISESGISPSGLEMENYPSVASNMSHQRHAMELATRKRRKEKREEEDLPGQYEGEQCEEMFDSSKDYDVKQAAVGIMALGKGHSSSMLTQMDRCDMDISVSPEMSARKTLGNVISVIQHTNSINRPHSEQSESYKYHGQRQESISSFQAMEASELYELERSDSRQSFQIGPKLVRQPNIQVPEIRVTVEPDSPEKAPEVQVKEPEKHVEEFQWPQRSETLAQFPPEKLPPKKKRLRLADIEHSSGESSFESACTSLSRSPSQDSNLSYSSTFSFDREESLKSVSPARQDEFGKPLELLAVPGSGHSLSVLNQRQQHEMRRSSSEQAPCNLRKEFPEVRSISFDYGSLSPTSKVRHVDISSSHSAVRERRRGNLVRQESLNMDTEVTQVPSQVFPQYLSSTSPPFTAVAVLPHTLPIFSAGNTFPQLSHPSLLVPVRIQTHVPSYGSITYTSVSQIFDNQYESVSSTTSTSQNQISHLSGDSHNASAYSRPPSTQTLNVEALDLSSAKLKTGIPLSLTSRTISTTNASSGGTNKRMLSPASSLDLFMEVKQQKRVKEERMFGQIVEELSAVELGKCNLSEEKGHRSEMQGASTPHAQDDSQMSKFITLQQKVTEATDHGVESAMESSSLETSSPPYSMISVSEVKEVGMEKRVQMDMVAQLVTSQDILISHTEHSRLLSQFPSLRTTTGVSWCYLNYTKPSCSHSNAPFSSVYATWCVSSHNPNPLELSTSTALALLRSKQRGDKVIYTVAAMCQPGTGKLVSSLILWRQTMEQLQRKPEPKEVDITYGKKVKDISCRVKTAKEEWKEREASTTQTVPTRIKIFEGGYKSNEDYVYVRGRGRGKYICEECGIRCKKPSMLKKHIRTHTDVRPYICRVCNFAFKTKGNLTKHMKSKAHMKKCLELGVSVTMDDTEIQEHVDESQQESKTEVVVTTKHQFSDAEDSDGMDEEVDEIDEDEEEDDEYEGDSTPKLRSRSTSPQPCGVTSLSVTATAAIHGYSLTSLPGTDIRQQSSGRWTGSDHRSVLATDQREKSMDEDSLTMLSPDQASFLFDPYSSCLLSPGWESPIREPSPSRLRYPSPRRELSPRGRSSPRWDTSPLRPGSPSFTTIQHLSPGSIERPMSPGTEMAGKRESAVRGRQRVVLRAVSPRRGSHQHKGGGDKTRHQAKMEMAQQQGAFEMEMDQRSSLASSLPGAASSHHQNILSHLPLHSQQQAHSLLPVVPVGGLQMLHSPPSSSTDVTPSSAPSPQSSEGQRCSSREGSVHGPESGSEDIRGLIQLSSHQAAQEKSLDPGVGDSRQEENVQTCLKAIASLKITTEDPH from the exons ACACATGTGGTTTCAAAGAAATGTCTGACTCAGGGAAATCACTGCAATTAGAAGATCAGCACTCCCAAACCCAGTCCACAAGCCATCAAGACTATGAGGTGTCTTCGTTTCCACTACAGTCCACAAAACAGTTTCCCATTGGCAGACAGAAAGCTGTGGGTCATTTAGTTTCTGCACAGTCCCCTGCACCTGTGTCACACAGGAAGTCCACCGGTTCACCCGAAGTCCAACAACAGTGTTCCCAGTCAGGGATGGATCAGATGTCAGAGGCTGTGTGTAAGGTGGAGCAGAAACCACAAAAGCCTGGGAAGTATGTTTGTGATTACTGTGGAAGGGCATGTGCCAAACCCAGCGTGCTTAAGAAACACATTCGCTCACACACCGGGGAACGGCCCTATCCGTGTGTCCCCTGCGGATTCTCCTTCAAAACCAAGAGTAATTTATACAAACACAGAAAGTCCCACGCTCACTCTGTCAAAGCTGGAACAGTGCCACTCTCAGAACTTGGTTCTTACAATGCCAACACGGACCAGGGGTCTTTTGAAGGGGAAGGAGAGTTATTCTCTGATGCTGAGCAAAGCACGGACACAGACGAGGACACTCTTAACgacccgctgctgctgctggactcTCCAGTGGAGGGATCAGATAACACTGCTGTAAAAGTACTAAATCTCATTGCTCAGAAAAAGGGAGCCACGTTGATGTCAGCTCAGGATGGTTCATCCCAGCCCCAAGAAATCAATGCACCTCTCGCTGCTGCCGAGGCTAGCCGTGCAATGCAATCTTGCACGATCAAACAGAGGCTTGCACTTCGGCTGTCTGAAAAAAGAAGCAGCGACTCTGAACACAATCTGTCCCTCCCGAGTCAGTCCAGCAAGGGCAGCACGGACTCCGGATACTTCTCGCGATCTGAGAGCACTGAGCACCAGACCGGTCCTCCAAACACAAACGCAAAGTCCTACCAAGAAATTATGTTTGGGAAGTGCTACAGGCCAAGCCCTAAACAGACGGCAGCTTTTGTGGCCTGCAGCACAGACTCAAGTGAATATACAGGAAGATGCTCGGAGAAAAGTGTTTCCCGCGTTTTCACCCAAGAAAAAGACACGGTCGAGTCAATCAAAATAAACACCAAGTCATTCATGAGGGAGGAGGTGAAAGAACCGCAGTTAGACACTGGCCCTGATGTGGGGACGCTGATAAGAAGCAACTCAATGCCGACATCCTCAGCAGTGTGTCTGACTATGCCTCAAGCCCTCAGAGGCAGCCACTCTTTTGACGAGAGAGTGAGCACCGGGGGCATGAGGAGACTCAGGCGGCAAGCTGCTTTCGAACTCTCCCCACACGACGGCCACGCAGACGCAGACAGCCACGGAAAGATAAGCGAGAGTGGCATTTCACCCTCAGGATTGGAAATGGAAAATTACCCTTCTGTGGCATCTAATATGAGCCATCAGAGACACGCGATGGAGCTGGCAACACGGAAGCGTCGGAAAgagaagagggaagaggaggatcTGCCAGGTCAATATGAGGGTGAACAGTGTGAAGAAATGTTTGATTCAAGTAAGGACTATGATGTAAAACAAGCTGCTGTGGGCATTATGGCATTAGGAAAAGGACATTCTTCAAGTATGCTCACGCAGATGGACAGGTGCGATATGGACATATCAGTAAGCCCTGAAATGTCCGCTCGGAAAACTTTAGGGAATGTAATATCTGTTATCCAGCACACAAACTCCATAAACAGGCCCCATTCTGAACAGTCAGAATCATACAAGTATCACGGGCAGAGACAGGAAAGTATTTCTTCATTTCAAGCTATGGAAGCAAGTGAATTGTATGAGCTGGAGAGGAGTGATAGCAGGCAATCATTTCAGATTGGCCCCAAACTTGTGCGGCAGCCCAACATACAAGTCCCAGAAATTAGGGTCACAGTAGAGCCTGACAGTCCAGAAAAAGCTCCAGAGGTGCAGGTGAAGGAGCCAGAGAAGCACGTGGAGGAGTTTCAGTGGCCTCAGAGGAGTGAAACTTTAGCACAATTCCCTCCAGAAAAGCTCCCTCCAAAGAAGAAAAGGCTACGCTTAGCTGATATCGAGCACTCCTCTGGTGAATCTAGTTTCGAGTCTGCTTGCACCAGCCTCTCCCGCAGCCCGAGCCAAGACAGCAACTTATCTTATAGCTCCACCTTCTCCTTTGACAGGGAGGAGAGTTTGAAGTCAGTCTCCCCAGCCAGGCAGGATGAATTTGGCAAACCTCTAGAGCTCTTAGCGGTGCCAGGGAGTGGGCACTCCCTCTCTGTGCTCAACCAGCGTCAACAACATGAAATGAGACGCTCCTCCTCAGAGCAGGCGCCGTGTAACTTGCGCAAGGAGTTCCCGGAGGTACGCAGCATATCATTTGACTATGGCAGCCTTTCTCCAACATCCAAAGTTAGACACGTGGACATTAGCTCCAGCCACTCGGctgtgagggagagaaggaggggaaACTTGGTGCGACAGGAGTCACTGAATATGGACACTGAGGTAACACAAGTCCCATCACAAGTTTTCCCGCAGTACCTCAGCAGCACCTCCCCTCCATTCACAGCAGTTGCTGTTCTGCCGCATACTTTGCCAATATTCTCTGCCGGGAATACATTCCCCCAGCTGTCACATCCGAGCCTTTTAGTTCCTGTAAGAATACAGACTCATGTACCATCCTACGGCAGTATCACATACACTTCAGTATCACAGATTTTCGACAATCAGTATGAAAGTGTTAGCTCCACCACGTCCACCTCTCAGAATCAGATTTCGCATTTGTCTGGAGATTCTCATAATGCATCAGCTTATTCCAGACCACCTTCGACGCAAACCCTCAATGTTGAAGCCCTTGATTTGTCATCAGCTAAGCTCAAGACCggcatccctctctctctgacctCCAGAACTATCTCAACCACTAACGCCTCCAGTGGTGGCACGAACAAACGGATGCTATCCCCTGCCAGCAGCCTGGACCTTTTCATGGAGGTCAAGCAGCAAAAACGAGTGAAAGAGGAAAGAATGTTTGGACAGATAGTAGAGGAGCTGAGTGCTGTGGAGTTGGGAAAATGTAATTTGAGCGAAGAGAAGGGGCACAGGTCAGAGATGCAGGGTGCATCCACACCTCATGCTCAGGATGACTCACAGATGAGTAAATTTATCACACTTCAACAAAAAGTGACAGAGGCCACTGACCACGGCGTTGAGTCAGCTATGGAAAGTAGCTCCCTGGAAACCAGCTCACCTCCCTACTCCATGATATCAGTCAGTGAAGTGAAAGAAGTTGGCATGGAGAAACGAGTGCAGATGGATATGGTGGCACAGCTGGTTACCAGTCAAGACATCCTGATCTCACACACCGAGCATTCAAGACTGTTATCTCAGTTTCCAAGCCTTCGCACGACGACAGGTGTGAGCTGGTGTTATCTCAACTACACCAAGCCGAGCTGCTCTCACAGCAACGCCCCTTTCTCCTCGGTGTACGCCACCTGGTGTGTGAGTTCCCACAACCCCAACCCTCTTGAGCTGAGTACCAGTACTGCTTTGGCTCTGCTGCGATCCAAACAGAGGGGAGACAAGGTTATATACACCGTGGCTGCCATGTGTCAGCCTGGCACGGGGAAATTGGTGTCATCCCTCATCCTGTGGAGGCAGACCATGGAACAG CTGCAGAGGAAACCGGAGCCCAAAGAGGTGGACATCACCTACGGGAAGAAGGTGAAAGACATCAGCTGCAGAGTGAAAACTGCCAAGGAGGAgtggaaagagagggaggcTTCCACAACCCAAACAGTGCCAACACGCATTAAGATCTTTGAGGGAGG GTACAAGTCCAATGAAGACTATGTGTACGTCAGAGGTCGAGGCCGGGGGAAATACATTTGTGAGGAGTGTGGTATTCGCTGTAAGAAGCCAAGCATGCTGAAGAAACACATCAGGACCCACACAGACGTGAGGCCGTACATCTGCAGGGTCTGCAACTTTGCTTTCAAAACTAAAG GAAACCTGACTAAACATATGAAGTCAAAGGCGCACATGAAGAAATGTCTTGAACTGGGAGTGTCGGTGACAATGGATGACACGGAGATACAGGAACATG TGGACGAGAGCCAACAAGAGTCCAAGACAGAGGTGGTGGTCACAACCAAACACCAGTTCTCAGACGCAGAGGACTCTGACGGCATGGACGAAGAAGTTGACGAAATCGAtgaagacgaggaggaggacgaTGAATATGAGGGTGACTCCACTCCAAAGCTGCGTTCAAGAAGCACGAGTCCTCAGCCATGTGGAGTTACTTCCCTGTCAGTCACAGCCACCGCTGCTATCCATGGCTATTCCCTCACCTCTCTGCCTGGCACCGATATCCGCCAACAGTCTTCTGGCAGGTGGACGGGCTCCGACCATCGATCGGTCCTTGCAACAGACCAGAGAGAGAAGTCCATGGATGAAGACTCTCTCACTATGCTGTCTCCAGACCAGGCCAGCTTCCTGTTTGATCCCTACTCTTCTTGTCTGCTCTCTCCTGGCTGGGAGTCTCCCATCAGGGAGCCCTCTCCTTCACGTCTGCGTTACCCATCTCCAAGGCGAGAACTCTCCCCGCGAGGTCGCTCCTCTCCCAGATGGGACACCTCCCCGCTGAGGCCTGGCTCTCCCAGCTTCACAACCATTCAACACCTCTCTCCAGGCTCAATTGAACGACCCATGTCTCCTGGAACAGAGATGGCTGGAAAGAGAGAGTCCGCGGTCAGAGGCCGGCAGAGGGTCGTGCTGAGAGCTGTTTCACCACGAAGAGGCTCGCACCAACACAAAGGCGGCGGTGATAAAACCAGACACCAGGCAAAGATGGAGATGGCTCAACAACAAGGAGCCTTTGAAATGGAGATG GATCAAAGGAGCAGCTTGGCTTCCAGTCTGCCTGGTGCTGCCAGTTCTCATCACCAGAACATCCTCAGCCACCTCCCTCTTCACTCCCAGCAGCAGGCCCACAGTTTGCTCCCAGTCGTTCCTGTCGGAGGGCTCCAGATGTTACACTCCCCGCCTTCCTCCAGCACTGATGTCACCCCCTCTTCGGCGCCAAGCCCCCAGAGCAGCGAGGGCCAGCGCTGCAGCAGCAGGGAAGGATCTGTCCATGGGCCCGAGTCTGGATCAGAGGACATCAGAGGCCTGATCCAGCTGTCCTCCCATCAGGCCGCTCAGGAGAAAAGCCTCGACCCCGGCGTCGGGGACAGCAGACAGGAGGAGAACGTCCAGACGTGCTTGAAAGCCATCGCCTCATTGAAGATTACCACAGAGGACCCTCACTGA
- the txlnbb gene encoding taxilin beta b — MEACPVPMGPEASPAEGRHIDLTEDLAQQLEDIISTYQADENPAEPEDTEEVTAVKEADTRKDQKLEKKMLKNLGKEAMLLMQSLNKLNTPEEKLEAIIKKHAELLEEHRSDQKQLKVLQKKLLQVMKEKDQLQSEHSRAVLARSKLEGLCRELQRHNKTLKEETLQRCREDDLKRKEITTHFQGTLSEIQAQIEEHSSRNTKLCQENSALAEKLKGLISQYDQREANLEKVFKHRDLKEKLLETKLAQANMILKETEEKHKLEKELLLKQAAEHKMKVKVMKEQEIDMKSQLDMYSKKFDEFQGTVSKSNSVYSDFKQDMDKMAKRMKKLDKECQSWKSRFDGCNKTLLDMVADKAIKEKEFELLTVKNQKLENLCRALQGERKNLYEKVQGAGIQPDINTTEPTEKENPEALETPEAPKDDDTIQTTATAAASTAPVGTPTPATPLTKELAKLKAEQARLKEIASSFTISHVIATETVDSQSQGLSEGVQEPVENDSNGEHLQEVLEDGCQEQRDLEMESVD; from the exons ATGGAGGCTTGTCCTGTACCCATGGGTCCCGAGGCGTCGCCAGCCGAGGGTCGGCACATTGACCTGACAGAGGACCTGGCCCAGCAGCTGGAGGACATCATTAGCACCTACCAGGCTGACGAGAATCCCGCTGAgccagaggacacagaggaggtcACAGCCGTCAAAGAGGCAGACACCCGCAAGGACCAGAAACTGGAGAAGAAGATGCTCAAAAacctag GGAAAGAAGCCATGCTGCTGATGCAAAGTTTGAACAAACTCAACACTCCAGAAGAGAAACTGGAAGCCATCATCAAGAAGCACGCTGAGCTG TTGGAGGAGCATCGGAGCGACCAGAAGCAGCTGAAGGTTCTGCAGAAGAAGCTGCTCCAGGTGATGAAGGAGAAGGACCAGCTGCAGAGCGAGCACAGTCGGGCCGTGCTGGCTCGCAGTAAACTGGAGGGACTCTGCCGAGAGCTGCAGAGGCACAACAAGACCTTAAAG GAAGAGACCCTACAGAGGTGCAGAGAGGACGACCTGAAGAGGAAAGAGATCACCACCCACTTCCAGGGGACGCTGAGCGAGATTCAGGCCCAAATTGAGGAACACAGCAGCCGCAACACCAAGCTGTGCCAGGAGAACAGCGCTCTGGCAGAGAAACTGAAGGGGCTCATTTCACAATACGACCAGCGAGAGGCG AACCTGGAGAAGGTCTTCAAACACAGAGACCTGaaagaaaagctgctggaaaccaAACTCGCGCAGGCCAACATGATActgaaggagacagaggagaagcACAAGCTGGAAAAAGAGCTT CTGCTAAAACAGGCGGCAGAGCATAAAATGAAAGTGAAGGTCATGAAGGAGCAAGAAATCGATATGAAGAGCCAG CTCGATATGTACTCCAAGAAGTTTGATGAATTCCAGGGCACAGTATCAAAGAGTAACAGTGTCTACAGCGACTTCAAACAGGACATGGACAAA ATGGCAAAGAGAATGAAAAAGCTGGATAAAGAGTGCCAGTCATGGAAGTCTCGCTTTGATGGCTGCAACAAGACTCTCCTTGACATGGTGGCAGAT AAAGCAATTAAGGAAAAGGAGTTTGAGCTCCTCACCGTCAAGAACCAGAAGCTTGAAAATCTGTGCAGGGCTTTGCAAGGGGAGAGGAAGAATCTTTATGAGAAGGTGCAGGGAGCTGGAATTCAACCAGACATCAACACTACTGAACCAACAGAGAAGGAGAACCCTGAGGCGCTGGAGACTCCTGAAGCCCCTAAAGACGATGACACCATCCAGACTACTGCAACCGCAGCTGCCTCAACTGCCCCTGTCGGGACACCAACACCCGCAACTCCACTGACCAAGGAACTGGCTAAACTGAAGGCTGAGCAGGCCCGCCTGAAGGAGATCGCCAGCTCTTTTACAATCTCTCATGTTATAGCCACAGAAACAGTCGATAGCCAATCACAAGGACTCTCTGAGGGCGTCCAGGAGCCAGTGGAGAATGACAGTAATGGTGAACATCTCCAGGAAGTCTTGGAGGATGGATGCCAAGAACAGAGAGATTTGGAAATGGAGTCAGTTGATTAA
- the LOC117266957 gene encoding uncharacterized protein LOC117266957 isoform X1 encodes MAERADQTAVKALKTFVGSGKALLDLAEKESREGSLQEFIRQKIRIEQRQSLLGLIEAAADLYRSLSVKRKKDAENLWRQNNHCAALQEAVRDFEQLEVRWDAFLQRLDDELQLSAKILDREHQPRCISPDISLIDARTGGTATLGNYLGKGKKILLVLIRQFSCLLCRLHLKDLEKNQRSLDANSVEVVVVSFGCQEGASHWLQETNCPYDMLLDRDRKMYTAFGLGASLTKVLNFSNMLLYAEYVVDNMEFPRGLQSIQDDMFQLGGDFVLDERGRVLFSHCCQSPIDRPSMEDILSAQ; translated from the exons ATGGCTGAAAGAGCAGACCAGACCGCAGTGAAAGCTCTCAAAACTTTTGTCGGAAGTGGAAAAGCTCTGCTGGACCTCGCTGAGAAGGAGAGCAGAGAAG GCTCTCTCCAGGAATTCATCAGGCAGAAAATCCGCATAGAGCAAAGACAGTCACTGCTGGGTCTGATTGAagctgctgcagatttgtaCAGAAG TTTGTCTGTTAAGAGGAAAAAGGATGCAGAGAACCTCTGGAGACAAAACAATCA CTGTGCTGCTTTACAGGAAGCTGTGCGGGACTTTGAGCAACTAGAA GTGCGGTGGGATGCCTTTCTGCAACGTTTGGATGATGAGTTACAATTGAGTGCTAAAATACTGGACAGGGAACATCAGCCAAGATGTATTTCACCAGATATATCTCTCATCGATGCCAGAACAGGAGG AACAGCGACATTGGGGAATTATCTTGGGAAAGGTAAAAAGATCCTGCTGGTGTTAATCCGCCAGTTCTCCTGCCTCCTCTGTCGTCTGCACCTCAAAGATCTGGAGAAGAATCAG AGGTCCCTGGATGCAAACTCAGTTGAAGTGGTGGTGGTTTCATTTGGCTGTCAGGAGGGAGcctcacactggctgcaggAGACTAACTGTCCGTACGACATGCTGTTGGACCGTGATAGGAAG ATGTACACTGCATTTGGCCTGGGAGCATCTCTAACGAAAGTATTAAACttcagtaacatgctgctctaTGCTGAATACGTGGTGGATAATATGGAGTTTCCCAGAGGGCTTCAATCGATTCAAGACGACATGTTTCAG CTGGGAGGAGACTTTGTTTTGGACGAACGTGGGAGGGTGCTGTTCTCTCACTGCTGTCAGAGTCCCATAGACAGACCCTCAATGGAGGACATTTTATCTGCACAGTGA
- the LOC117266957 gene encoding uncharacterized protein LOC117266957 isoform X2: protein MSGGSLQEFIRQKIRIEQRQSLLGLIEAAADLYRSLSVKRKKDAENLWRQNNHCAALQEAVRDFEQLEVRWDAFLQRLDDELQLSAKILDREHQPRCISPDISLIDARTGGTATLGNYLGKGKKILLVLIRQFSCLLCRLHLKDLEKNQRSLDANSVEVVVVSFGCQEGASHWLQETNCPYDMLLDRDRKMYTAFGLGASLTKVLNFSNMLLYAEYVVDNMEFPRGLQSIQDDMFQLGGDFVLDERGRVLFSHCCQSPIDRPSMEDILSAQ from the exons ATGAGCGGGG GCTCTCTCCAGGAATTCATCAGGCAGAAAATCCGCATAGAGCAAAGACAGTCACTGCTGGGTCTGATTGAagctgctgcagatttgtaCAGAAG TTTGTCTGTTAAGAGGAAAAAGGATGCAGAGAACCTCTGGAGACAAAACAATCA CTGTGCTGCTTTACAGGAAGCTGTGCGGGACTTTGAGCAACTAGAA GTGCGGTGGGATGCCTTTCTGCAACGTTTGGATGATGAGTTACAATTGAGTGCTAAAATACTGGACAGGGAACATCAGCCAAGATGTATTTCACCAGATATATCTCTCATCGATGCCAGAACAGGAGG AACAGCGACATTGGGGAATTATCTTGGGAAAGGTAAAAAGATCCTGCTGGTGTTAATCCGCCAGTTCTCCTGCCTCCTCTGTCGTCTGCACCTCAAAGATCTGGAGAAGAATCAG AGGTCCCTGGATGCAAACTCAGTTGAAGTGGTGGTGGTTTCATTTGGCTGTCAGGAGGGAGcctcacactggctgcaggAGACTAACTGTCCGTACGACATGCTGTTGGACCGTGATAGGAAG ATGTACACTGCATTTGGCCTGGGAGCATCTCTAACGAAAGTATTAAACttcagtaacatgctgctctaTGCTGAATACGTGGTGGATAATATGGAGTTTCCCAGAGGGCTTCAATCGATTCAAGACGACATGTTTCAG CTGGGAGGAGACTTTGTTTTGGACGAACGTGGGAGGGTGCTGTTCTCTCACTGCTGTCAGAGTCCCATAGACAGACCCTCAATGGAGGACATTTTATCTGCACAGTGA